The proteins below are encoded in one region of Triticum aestivum cultivar Chinese Spring chromosome 1B, IWGSC CS RefSeq v2.1, whole genome shotgun sequence:
- the LOC123126107 gene encoding uncharacterized protein, with amino-acid sequence MWVEILCGLVAYKLIRAVFFSDDGLDQLAGLDSSHSDLCFAVAARLERLYGGRCFVGLRIPDPDAGARQHVDVVLVTKREVMVVAINNVSGFVEVDKDGNWFTEKKRKQEVIPNPVLEVSRIAANLQSYLEQRGATLPNGIVNGRVVLPNPNCRPSYTINLQPEVISYDQWKDLKADTKGGLSTWIKGAFHGNKSDIQDSLLQNLYSILSTSPMWDRLQLRGDKNVLGEFMEFKGKNEDMPLLKKVKRSKVSRFVIQKSTLFGGFGRSRVQILYSPRDYRAEGTSSSEWKEISVKQYTEIHFQPLHSKRVRKFKLSSVASVTLSA; translated from the exons ATGTGGGTCGAGATACTGTGCGGCCTGGTGGCCTACAAGCTCATCCGCGCCGTCTTCTTCTCCGACGATGGCCTCGACCAGCTCGCCGGCCTCGACTCCTCCCACTCCGATCTCTGCTTCGCCGTCGCAGCCAG GCTCGAGAGGCTCTACGGCGGGCGCTGCTTCGTCGGCCTCCGCATCCCCGACCCCGACGCCGGCGCGCGCCAGCATGTCGACGTCGTTCTCGTCACCAAGAG GGAGGTCATGGTGGTGGCAATCAACAATGTCTCTGGTTTTGTTGAGGTTGACAAGGATGGTAACTGGTTTACCGAAAAGAAGCGCAAGCAGGAGGTTATTCCAAACCCG GTACTAGAAGTCAGCAGGATAGCTGCCAATCTTCAATCATACTTGGAGCAGAGGGGAGCAACACTGCCTAACGGGATTGTAAACGGGAGAGTTGTACTGCCAAATCCCAACTGCAG GCCTTCGTACACTATTAATCTTCAACCAGAGGTTATCTCGTACGATCAATGGAAAGATCTTAAGGCAGATACAAAAGGTGGACTTTCGACATGGATTAAAGGTGCATTTCATGGAAACAAAAGCGACATCCAAGATTCATTACTCCAAAATCTGTATTCTATTCTCAGCACGTCGCCTATGTGGGACAG GCTGCAACTCAGAGGGGACAAAAATGTCCTTGGTGAATTCATGGAATTTAAAGGCAAGAATGAAGACATGCCACTCCTGAAAAAAGTGAAGAGATCAAAAGTTAGCCGATTTGTCATCCAGAAATCAACTCTTTTTGGAGGTTTTG GAAGGTCTCGAGTCCAAATATTGTATTCTCCTCGAGATTACCGAGCTGAGGGCACTTCATCTTCAGAATGGAAAGAGATCTCCGTGAAGCAGTACACCGAGATTCATTTCCAGCCGTTGCACTCCAAAAGAGTCCGGAAATTCAAGTTGTCGAGTGTTGCTTCCGTGACACTGAGCGCCTAG